TCCCATTATTTTTTCCATGACTGTACATGTGGCCAAAACAGCTCTGGGTTTGTTTTCCACAAGATTTTCAGTGGGGGATTATGCGGATGCAGCAAAAGATGAATCTATTGTAAGGCTTTTTATTCCTCTTTAccagaaatgaaaacaaaaatctgactaattaatTACCACAAACTAAGTAGATCAGATACCTACTAACAATGTTCTTCTGTTGGGCTACGACAGCAGAATCCTGCTGTAGCTGAAAACAATGCTGTGGATGCAGTGACAGTAAACCAAAACCTAATGAGgtccaaacaaattaaaagttgaATAGAACCCCTTTTTTAAAGTCTCAGAAAATATATAGAGCTATTGAGTATGAGAGGGCTTTGTTATTATTAAGAGCCTCTTTCATGTGATAAATTTACTGATGACTGAATACAATATTAAAATGAACAGTCCTACTGAAACGTCTTTAAAGATGACAATATGTTTGTGAAAAAACTGACATAATCTAAATACGGTTTCCTGTTCAACATTTAACATCAGGGAAATAAAGTGAGATAAAGTTGCTTACCAACAAAAAACAGGCAGCGAAGGCATATCCAAAAACAACGGTCAGACACCAATTCATTGTGAGAAGGGGATTACAACAGAGTAGgacatttaaagtttttatttacttgtttttccCTCCATTAAATCTCGCTTCCTCTCCGTGTTTTGAAACCTGCCTGTGCCTTCTCGAACAGACGCCAATTGTGCGAGTGAACACCCTGTACGATGCGGCCCTACCTGATATTCCGGTGCGGCAGGTTCAGCACGGATTGCGTTTAAAGGGCTAGCAGGCTGCCTGGGAATGGCTCGTTTATGCTGCGTAACCACAAGGTTTCACACTGGCATCGTATGTTATTCTAACAGGGATCAGATACATGGGACCGCCGCATCAAAGAGCCAAAGTTAATTTAAAGTGCTCGAGCGCAGGCTTCAACATCGCCCCACGCTCTCTTTGGCCTTCGCCCCCTCAAGACTTTGAAGTAATCTGATGTGAAAAACAACCTGATACCACAGCCAAAATTAATTATCCATGGGCTATTGACTTTATATGTTTCAAAGAGAATGAAACACTGGTAATGATGCAGATGGGTTGTTTGAGTGACCGCACAGGAACATGAGCCCGCCCCTTTTGTCTATATAAACGGTGATTACTGCTAGAGTCGATGCAGGCTTCACATGTACAGTCTCTCCTAGACATTTGACTGAGGGTTTTAAAggagttctttttttaaaaaagtttgtgcAAGGCTTAGTTTAAAGCAATAGAAAGTGTTATTCAATGGCTTTGCAGGACTTGTGCAATTTTGGTGACATGTTTCAGGAACGTGCATCCACAGTAGGAAGTTTAGTTGCActtgaaaagaagaaaacgtGTAGCTATGCAACTGGTGCGGCCTTGAGCAATAGCACAAGCCAGTTCCATTTTTATATACCAGAAGCAGGTTATCTGGAGGAAAGCCCGATAGAGTTTGGGCAAATCAGCGCACCTAAGACGTCAAGCGGGATCCCGTCGGAAGAATCGTTCTCGTCGCCCTCCTCCTTGCCCGCGAGTTTTCCCTTCGCTTCCTCTGAGTCCGTGCCTCTTCCCTTCCCCATGGGCCACGGGACCACCACCCTAGCCTTCATGTTTCAGGGCGGGGTCCTGGCTGCGGCGGACACTCGCTCCAGCTGCTCAGGCCTCGTGGCGTGCCCGGCCGCCCAGAAGATCCTGCCCATCCACAGCCACCTGGTGGGCACCACGTCGGGAACCTCGGCCGACTGCGCGCTCTGGAAACGCATTCTGTCGAGGGAGCTGCGCCTCTACCAGCTTCGCCACGGACGCCGCTTGTCCACCGGGGGGGCGGCCAAGCTGCTTTCACACATGCTGCACCCTTTTAAAGGCACGGAGCTTTGTGTGGCCGCCACGCTGTGTGGGTGGGATGGAGGGGAGCTGGATGACGGATGTCGCGATGACCACAAAGGCTCAGAGACGGACGACAGCGAGCGCAGGGACACTACAGAGACTCCAAAGGCGGACGTGGAAACAACTGCGGGTGCCCCTGGCGAAAAGGTCTCTCTGTCAAAGACTCAAAGCTCTTCCCGCACAAAGCGGCAGTGTTCCAGGAGAAAAATAAGTTTCTCAGGACCCGGCCTCTTTTATGTATGCAGCGATGGCACTCGCCTGGAGGGAAAACTCTTCTCTGTGGGCTCAGGATCCCCCTACGCCTACTCCATCTTGGACCAGGGGGTTCGGTGGGGCCTGACGGTGGAGGAGGCCACATCAATAGCAAGAGAAGCCGTGTACAGAGCCACCCGCAGGGACGCGTACTCTGGGAACTTCGTGGACATCTATCACGTCACCGCAAACGGGTGGACCCGCAGGACGCGTGAGGACTTGAAGGAGGAGTACTACAGAGAAAAGGAGAGGCGAAGACTGGAGAGGGAAAGACGAGGCACGACTTCGTCAGAGTAAAGACGAGAGGCAAACAAAGGGAAACgtcaagagaaaagaaaagcaaacatcGGGGCGTACTTTGGAGAGACGAGCTTGCATCTTCGGAGCAAATACTAAATTAATGAACAAGACAGGCGGTTGCATCCTTCAGGCTATCTCTCAAAAGATATGGGCATGCATATCATTCCATTTAATAAACAGCTGATGTTTTGTTTGCACTGATGGTACAAAGTGCTCTAACAGCATCAAGGCGCTGCTGGCTGCCATTCTGATGTAGATGTTAACGGATTATAATTCATTTCATCTGAGATAATTACCACCCACCCCTTAATGGGCTTTAATCACATAAACAAGAGAGAAGCAGACAATGAGTAGTGTGAGGATCTAAAGTTGAGGCCAATGATGTACTGTTGCGTGCGGGGAAACACATTAACTGCAACAATAaaggagcagcagctgaaaacTGATTTGTGCCTACTGTCAGAGCACTTCTGAATTTTCTTTGACGCGtcaataaattaatgaataaatgagATTTGGCTGAACTTGCCTGTTCATTTTGTGTGAAAGCTGTGCTCATAAATACAAGTTATTATTCAAATGACTATGACTCTGCAGAAAGACGGCGAAAGGAACGCGGCGGTAAATCCGTCAGCGCGAAGCCACAccttgttgaattttttttgtgtgacaaTAGTAGCACACGAGTTACCACCTGGGAGGTGTTTTATAGCAGACGGACAAGTGTTCCTGGAAGATGTGTTTTCCCATGAAAATGTGATGAGCTCATTCATAAGTGTTGTGATATATTGTGGGTGACAGAGATTTAAATGGCAAACATAGCCACGTGTGTGCAGTCAGCGTGTCTGTATGCTATTAACAGTGCAAAATAAATCACACGCAAGGATGCCTGATAGCAACATGAGCAGTGATGTTGCACGTCGACCGATGTCTGATCGACTGCATCTGTAAGAGTGAGAAAGGAAGGCAGCACCATTCACACATCTGATCTATGATCACCATCTCTGGAAGATCACTGATGGCAGGATTATTGAGCatatgcaaaaaagaaaaaaagaaaaaaaaagaaatacagtgtcttgcaaaagagTTTACACTCCtcaaatgttttcacattttgtcactttgcaaccacaaacctcaactGTTGAGACGGGAACTGTCTGTCATGCATTACCCAAAAATggccattgttaaaagaaagccttAAGAAGTTCTGCAGTTCTTCATAAGCAATGCATGCATCGGATACAGCAAATGTGTGGATGAGTGTCATCCGGTCAGTTGagactttatttttcctt
The Fundulus heteroclitus isolate FHET01 chromosome 9, MU-UCD_Fhet_4.1, whole genome shotgun sequence genome window above contains:
- the LOC105925323 gene encoding proteasome subunit beta type-11; amino-acid sequence: MFQERASTVGSLVALEKKKTCSYATGAALSNSTSQFHFYIPEAGYLEESPIEFGQISAPKTSSGIPSEESFSSPSSLPASFPFASSESVPLPFPMGHGTTTLAFMFQGGVLAAADTRSSCSGLVACPAAQKILPIHSHLVGTTSGTSADCALWKRILSRELRLYQLRHGRRLSTGGAAKLLSHMLHPFKGTELCVAATLCGWDGGELDDGCRDDHKGSETDDSERRDTTETPKADVETTAGAPGEKVSLSKTQSSSRTKRQCSRRKISFSGPGLFYVCSDGTRLEGKLFSVGSGSPYAYSILDQGVRWGLTVEEATSIAREAVYRATRRDAYSGNFVDIYHVTANGWTRRTREDLKEEYYREKERRRLERERRGTTSSE